The following proteins are co-located in the Lagenorhynchus albirostris chromosome 2, mLagAlb1.1, whole genome shotgun sequence genome:
- the TEX46 gene encoding LOW QUALITY PROTEIN: testis-expressed protein 46 (The sequence of the model RefSeq protein was modified relative to this genomic sequence to represent the inferred CDS: deleted 1 base in 1 codon) → MLGELMSLFRNLHGTFASSGTIGALMAWLISYKPALFGFLLLLLLLSNWLVKYELKPTPPEPQQDKILERLMFSEMKLKVLENQMFIVWNRMNHHKQSSRRWTFPAGKPRMRRQESTFSIISDCTSNPP, encoded by the exons ATGCTGGGGGAGCTAATGTCTCTTTTTAGGAATCTCCACGGGACATTTGCTTCCTCAGGCACCATAGGAGCACTGATGGCTTGGCTGATCAGCTATAAGCCAGCCTTGTTTGGGTTCCTATTACTTCTGCTGTTGCTTAGCAACTGGCTGGTCAAGTACGAACTCAAGCCCACG CCCCCAgagccccagcag GACAAGATCCTTGAACGGCTTATGTTCAGTGAAATGAAGCTGAAGGTCTTAGAAAATCAGATGTTCATTGTATGGAATAGAATGAATCACCACAAGCAGTCAAGCCGACGGTGGACTTTTCCAGCGGGGAAACCCAGAATGAGGAGACAGGAATCTACGTTCTCCATCATCTCTGACTGCACTTCCAATCCCCCCTAA